The sequence below is a genomic window from Methanotorris formicicus Mc-S-70.
TCAAACTCCCCATTGTTATCATGGATGTGGATGTGGGAAATTTTATCAATAATTTTATCATCTAAAAATGCATCGATGTTGTTATTTAAAAAAGAATGTCCAATATCAAAGGTTATTCCAACATCTCCCAAAATTTCAATAATTTCATCAATTGGTTCCCTAAACATAAACATACTATAGGATGGCATATTCTCTATTGTTATTTTTATGGAATATTCATTTTGGAGTTTGTTTAACTCAACTATGGACTTTTTTAAGGCATTCAATGCCTTTGGATAATCTTCCTCAAAGATACAATAACCCGGATGAAGAACTATTAGGGAAGCATCTACTTTATCAGCAACCTTTAAAATATCCCCAACAACCTCTACACCTGTTTTTCTAACCTTTTCTCTAAAGGATGACAAATTTATATCTGAAAGTGGGCAGTGCAGTGTGTATTTCAAATCAAAAGAAAGTGGAACCTCAATGTTTTCCATAACATTTAGGTATCCATCACAAATAAGTTCAGTGTATCTTGTTTTACCCTCCAAAATTGATAAAGCATCTTCTAACTTTGTATTTGAGTTTGCAAATACGCTTGTTGATATGCCTATCATTTTATCTCCCAACATTTTTAATCAAAAATTTCCTTGCAAAACAATCATTACAATCAACTTTAAATAATTTTAGGTTTTCTTTATCGATTTTATTTATATTACCCATATAAAAATACCCTTCCAATGTTGGGCATGGATAGATATTTCCAAATTCATTGACAAAGAGCAAGTCCCCATTATTTAAAAAGCAATATTTTTTATTTAGTTTTTCTTCCCTTCGTATGTTCTTAATATATATTGGATAATCCCTTAACTCATCCAGAATTTTATTAAATTCATCTTCATTTGGCATTAATTTTAAGTGTTCTTTTTTCTTTGGCTTTAATAAATTAAAACTTATGCTTCTAATCCCCAAGGCAATTAAATATTCAACAAATTCTTTGATGCAGGGTAGGTTTTTGTTTGTTACAACTATTGTCACACCAAAAGGAACATTATATTCTTTTAAAAGATAGATGCCCCTCAACGTGTCTATTGTTGAAGGTTTTTTGTTTTTGTAGGGTCTTAATGTATTATTTACCTCCAAACCATCTATGCTGATTCCGATTTTTATTCCTAACTTATTAATCTTTTTGACAATTTTTTCATTTAGCAGAGTTCCATTTGTTTGTATTGCATAGGAAATATATTTATCGGAATAATTTTCATTGCAATAGTCTATTATTCTTTCAATCAAATCAAAATTCAAAAGTGGCTCTCCACCAGTAAATTGGATTTTTAATTTGTCATCTATTTTCAAAATATAATCAACTGCATTCTTTGCAGTTTCAAAGTCCATATCCTTATTATTTTTATTAAATGCATAACAATAAAGGCAATTTAAATTGCATCTATTTGTTACTTTTAGGATTGGGTATTTCATGTTCTCACTCAGTTTTCTAATCTATAAAAAACATTATGTAATAACTAAATTTCGATTAGGCATTATATTAATTATAAAAGTAGGAAATAACCTTCCGTTTACCGAAAAGTTTATATATTATATATACAATTACAAAACCAGATTCAGAAGAGTATAAGAAGGTGACGTTATGAAAAGAACCGCAGTGTTTCTCATACTAGCCATTGTTATTTTTTCTGGATGTATGAGTAACCAACCAACAACAAAAATAGAAATTTGAGGATTTAGGTAATGATGGGGTAACAATATCAATAGGAAACCCAGAACACGTTCCAGCAGGAAAATATGCTATGAAAGTTTTAGAGAACTTAAAAAAATCAAATCCAGAACTTGCAGATAAAATAATGAAGAATATTGTTTCAAAGGAAGCAAATGTTAGGGCTGTTTTGGATAAAGTTGTTTCAAAAGAAGTAGATGCTGGATTTGTTTATAGAACCGATGCATATGTGGAGAAAGATAAAGTAAGAGTCATCAAAATTCCAGAAGAGATTAATGTAGTTCCCGAATATCCTATTGAAGTGTTAAAGGATAGTGATGATAAAGAGGCAGGACAAGAATTTGTGAAATTTGTTCTTTCAAAAGAAGGACAAGAAATATTGGCAAAATATGGATTTATAAGCCCAATAGAGAACCCACAACCTTATGAATCAAAGAAAATTGGTGGAGAGATTGTTGTTTATGCTGCCGCATCACTAACAGATGCATTTAAAGAAATAGGTAAAGAATTTGAGAAAAAAACCGGATGTAAGGTAAAATTGTTGTTTGCAAGTTCAGGTTCTTTAAGGCAGAGAATTGAAGGTGGAGCAGTAGGTGGGGAAAGTGGAGCAGATGTCTTTGCCTCAGCAAGTTTAAAACACATGAACATCCTTAAAAAAGAAGGATTTGTAGACAATTACAGCATATTTGCAAAGAATGAGTTGGTTGTCATAACTGCAAAATAAGGGATAATATGCAATCATTAACATTTAGATTTTTGATTGGGTTTAGCATAACTGTATTTATTTTATTAATTATTATGCCACTTTTGGCTTTATTACTTAATATATTTTCAAATCCTTTAGAAAATTTCATCGACTATGAATCCATATTGAATCCTCTAATTTTAAGCGTTACAACCTCTCTTGTATCAACAATAATTTCGCTATGTGTTGGGATTCCTTTAGCATATATCCTCACCTACAAAAGGTTCCCACTAAAGGATGCATTTGATACCATTGTTAATTTACCGCTTGTAGTACCTCCAACTGTTGCTGGGTATTTACTTTTAATAACCTTTGGAAGGTATGGGCTGATTGGATATCCGTTGCATTTATTTGGTATTACAATAATGTTTACAACCTTTGCAATTGTTATAGCCCAGACATTTGTTGCCCTCCCATTTATGGTGAGGAGTATCAGAGCATCTCTTCAAGATATACCATCATCATTAGTTGATGCCGCAAAAACACTTGGAGCAAGCGAATACGAGATATTTAAGGAGATAATTTTACCTTTATCAAAAACTGGAATTATGTCAGGAATAATATTAACTTATGCAAGGGCTATAGGGGAATTTGGGGCTACGGTAATGGTCTGTGGACTTTTAGAAACACTGCCAATTGCAATATTCAACAATGCGATGAGTGGAAATAGAGAAGTTGCAAACATCCTATCTTTACTTTTAATTGTCATATCATTTGGGATCCTGACTTTATTCAAAAGAATTGCTATAAGAGGATGATATTATGATAGAAATTAACAACATATCAAAAAGAATAGATGGACAGGAAATCTTGAATGATATAAGTTTTGGTGTAAATGATAGTGAGATTATGGTTTTGTTGGGATCAAGTGGCTGTGGAAAAACCACACTCCTAAAAATTATAGCAGGATTGTTGAAGCAGGATGCTGGAGATGTTGTAATTAATGGTAAAGTAATAAATGACCTACCCCCACAAAAAAGGAATGTAGGGTTTGTTTTTCAGGATTATGCTCTCTTCCCACATAAAAATATTTTTGAAAATATAGC
It includes:
- a CDS encoding ABC transporter permease — protein: MQSLTFRFLIGFSITVFILLIIMPLLALLLNIFSNPLENFIDYESILNPLILSVTTSLVSTIISLCVGIPLAYILTYKRFPLKDAFDTIVNLPLVVPPTVAGYLLLITFGRYGLIGYPLHLFGITIMFTTFAIVIAQTFVALPFMVRSIRASLQDIPSSLVDAAKTLGASEYEIFKEIILPLSKTGIMSGIILTYARAIGEFGATVMVCGLLETLPIAIFNNAMSGNREVANILSLLLIVISFGILTLFKRIAIRG
- the modA gene encoding molybdate ABC transporter substrate-binding protein, yielding MGNPEHVPAGKYAMKVLENLKKSNPELADKIMKNIVSKEANVRAVLDKVVSKEVDAGFVYRTDAYVEKDKVRVIKIPEEINVVPEYPIEVLKDSDDKEAGQEFVKFVLSKEGQEILAKYGFISPIENPQPYESKKIGGEIVVYAAASLTDAFKEIGKEFEKKTGCKVKLLFASSGSLRQRIEGGAVGGESGADVFASASLKHMNILKKEGFVDNYSIFAKNELVVITAK
- a CDS encoding sugar phosphate isomerase/epimerase family protein, producing the protein MIGISTSVFANSNTKLEDALSILEGKTRYTELICDGYLNVMENIEVPLSFDLKYTLHCPLSDINLSSFREKVRKTGVEVVGDILKVADKVDASLIVLHPGYCIFEEDYPKALNALKKSIVELNKLQNEYSIKITIENMPSYSMFMFREPIDEIIEILGDVGITFDIGHSFLNNNIDAFLDDKIIDKISHIHIHDNNGEFDEHLCIGKGKIKFEKYKRKLKRINCIKMIEMQYKSIDDLDLCIERVKKLFE
- a CDS encoding radical SAM protein, which codes for MKYPILKVTNRCNLNCLYCYAFNKNNKDMDFETAKNAVDYILKIDDKLKIQFTGGEPLLNFDLIERIIDYCNENYSDKYISYAIQTNGTLLNEKIVKKINKLGIKIGISIDGLEVNNTLRPYKNKKPSTIDTLRGIYLLKEYNVPFGVTIVVTNKNLPCIKEFVEYLIALGIRSISFNLLKPKKKEHLKLMPNEDEFNKILDELRDYPIYIKNIRREEKLNKKYCFLNNGDLLFVNEFGNIYPCPTLEGYFYMGNINKIDKENLKLFKVDCNDCFARKFLIKNVGR